One region of Anaeromyxobacter paludicola genomic DNA includes:
- the gpt gene encoding xanthine phosphoribosyltransferase translates to MANDPSAPPDRPGAAARSEDLNPYKDEIVISWPELHRDARYLSRVLHGMGEWKGIIAITRGGLVPAALIARELEIRLIDTVCVVSYGASSAGGAQQKQGELTWLKMVEGDGEGWLLVDDLVDTGRTARAVRERLPKAHFACLYAKPKGRPLVDTFVKEFKQEKWIYFPWDIDYRFVTPIKHGSDAP, encoded by the coding sequence ATGGCGAACGACCCCAGCGCCCCGCCCGACCGCCCGGGCGCGGCGGCGCGTTCCGAGGATCTCAACCCCTACAAGGACGAGATCGTCATCTCCTGGCCGGAGCTGCACCGCGACGCGCGCTACCTGTCGCGGGTGCTGCACGGGATGGGGGAGTGGAAGGGGATCATCGCCATCACCCGCGGCGGCCTCGTCCCGGCCGCGCTCATCGCCCGGGAGCTCGAGATCCGGCTCATCGACACGGTCTGCGTGGTGAGCTACGGCGCGAGCTCCGCCGGCGGGGCGCAGCAGAAGCAGGGCGAGCTCACCTGGCTCAAGATGGTGGAGGGCGACGGCGAGGGCTGGCTCCTCGTGGACGACCTCGTGGACACCGGCCGGACCGCCCGCGCCGTGCGGGAGCGGCTCCCGAAGGCCCACTTCGCCTGCCTCTACGCGAAGCCCAAGGGGCGGCCGCTGGTGGACACCTTCGTGAAGGAGTTCAAGCAGGAGAAGTGGATCTACTTCCCCTGGGACATCGACTACCGGTTCGTCACCCCCATCAAGCACGGGAGCGACGCCCCCTGA
- a CDS encoding BMP family ABC transporter substrate-binding protein, which yields MNLSLTKHAALAAALAAALAGCSKKEAPPAPAAQPEAAAPAPAKPAPLKAGFIYVGPVGDAGWTFAHDKGRREAVEKVGADKVTTTFVEKVPEGPDAERVLRDLVAQGNKVIFATSFGFMDAIVKVAKDNPDVYFEHATGYKTSDNLRVYEAKFYEGAYLAGIVAGKMTKTNVLGFVGSFPIPEVLRNINAFTLGAQSVNPKIKTKVVWVSAWFDPPKETEAAQSLFNGGADVLLQNTDSSAVLQAAERNGKYAFGWDSDMSAVAPKAHLGSCALDWSGYYVKTFNDVLNKTWKPEVTKWGVKEGTVDLVKVAEFAPAEAKAKVEEARQGLKAGTLAVFTGPIVDNTGKEVLAKGVVADEAWKGAVNFYVKGVEGKVPAGK from the coding sequence ATGAACCTTTCCCTGACGAAGCACGCCGCGCTCGCCGCGGCGCTCGCCGCCGCGCTCGCCGGCTGCAGCAAGAAGGAGGCGCCGCCGGCGCCCGCCGCGCAGCCGGAGGCCGCCGCGCCGGCTCCCGCCAAGCCCGCGCCGCTCAAGGCCGGCTTCATCTACGTCGGGCCGGTCGGCGACGCCGGCTGGACCTTCGCCCACGACAAGGGCCGCCGCGAGGCGGTCGAGAAGGTCGGCGCCGACAAGGTCACCACCACCTTCGTCGAGAAGGTCCCCGAGGGGCCGGACGCCGAGCGCGTCCTCCGCGACCTCGTCGCCCAGGGCAACAAGGTGATCTTCGCCACGTCCTTCGGCTTCATGGACGCCATCGTCAAGGTGGCGAAGGACAACCCGGACGTCTACTTCGAGCACGCCACCGGCTACAAGACGAGCGACAACCTCCGCGTCTACGAGGCCAAGTTCTACGAGGGCGCCTACCTCGCCGGCATCGTCGCCGGCAAGATGACCAAGACCAACGTCCTCGGCTTCGTCGGCTCGTTCCCGATCCCCGAGGTGCTCCGCAACATCAACGCCTTCACCCTCGGCGCCCAGAGCGTGAACCCCAAGATCAAGACCAAGGTGGTCTGGGTCAGCGCCTGGTTCGACCCGCCGAAGGAGACCGAGGCGGCCCAGTCGCTCTTCAACGGCGGCGCCGACGTGCTCCTCCAGAACACCGACTCCTCCGCCGTGCTGCAGGCCGCCGAGCGCAACGGCAAGTACGCCTTCGGCTGGGACAGCGACATGAGCGCGGTGGCCCCCAAGGCCCACCTCGGCTCCTGCGCGCTCGACTGGAGCGGCTACTACGTGAAGACCTTCAACGACGTCCTCAACAAGACCTGGAAGCCCGAGGTCACGAAGTGGGGCGTGAAGGAGGGCACGGTGGATCTCGTCAAGGTGGCCGAGTTCGCGCCCGCCGAGGCGAAGGCGAAGGTCGAGGAGGCGCGCCAGGGGCTCAAGGCCGGCACGCTCGCGGTCTTCACCGGCCCCATCGTGGACAACACCGGCAAGGAGGTCCTCGCGAAGGGCGTCGTGGCCGACGAGGCCTGGAAGGGCGCGGTCAACTTCTACGTGAAGGGCGTCGAGGGGAAGGTCCCGGCGGGCAAGTAG
- the lon gene encoding endopeptidase La, translating into MFFNKDDKKGDKPRARSLPLLPLRDIIVFPHMVVPLFVGREKSIAALEEAMAQDKAILLCAQKKAKTNEPSPDDIFAVGTLGSIIQLLRLPDGTVKVLVEGKRRCRIVRFGPSEKFFEVEAEEIAEPVERTVELEALMRSVHSTFEAYVKLNKRIPPEMLMSVSTIDDPARLADTIVAHLSLKLNDKQAILETESPQKRLEKLYELMQGEIEILQVEKKIRTRVKKQMEKTQKEYYLNEQMQAIQKELGERDEFKNEIQELEEKIKNKKMSKEATLKAKKELKKLKMMSPMSAEATVVRNYIDWILTLPWYEYTEDKLDIAEAEKILDEDHFGLRKPKQRILEYLAVQKLVDKIKGPILCFVGPPGVGKTSLARSIARSMGRRFVRISLGGVRDEAEIRGHRRTYIGALPGKIIQSLKKGGSGNPVFLLDEVDKMSTDFRGDPSAALLEVLDPEQNHNFNDHYLDLDYDLSKVMFICTANTLGGIPGPLQDRMEVIRIAGYTDLEKLAIANRYLVPKQVEQNGLEGVDLRFRKDGLRLLVDRYTKESGVRSLDRTIASISRKIARDVLKNGKEKKWVVGQKTVQRLLGPPKFRYGTAEAMDQVGLTTGLAWTELGGELLTIEATVLPGKGKLMITGKLGEVMQESAQAAMSYVRSRARALGLDTRFIENMDIHVHVPEGAIPKDGPSAGITMASTLVSALCKIPVRKDVAMTGEITLRGRVLPIGGLKEKVLAAHRGGIKKILIPKENEKDVREIPKRVRDALEIIPVEHMDEVLREALVLANPETFLKQPPENGVEGVEAVGAVADEVAAKKREPGAGAGAAEPTAH; encoded by the coding sequence ATGTTCTTCAACAAAGACGACAAGAAGGGCGACAAGCCCCGCGCGCGCAGCCTGCCGCTCCTGCCGCTCCGGGACATCATCGTCTTCCCGCACATGGTGGTCCCGCTCTTCGTCGGGCGCGAGAAGTCGATCGCCGCGCTCGAGGAGGCCATGGCGCAGGACAAGGCCATCCTGCTCTGCGCCCAGAAGAAGGCCAAGACGAACGAGCCCTCGCCGGACGACATCTTCGCGGTCGGCACCCTCGGCTCCATCATCCAGCTGCTGCGGCTCCCGGACGGGACGGTGAAGGTGCTCGTCGAGGGCAAGCGGCGCTGCCGCATCGTCCGCTTCGGCCCGAGCGAGAAGTTCTTCGAGGTGGAGGCCGAGGAGATCGCGGAGCCGGTGGAGCGGACCGTGGAGCTCGAGGCGCTGATGCGCTCGGTGCACTCCACGTTCGAGGCCTACGTCAAGCTCAACAAGCGGATCCCGCCCGAGATGCTGATGAGCGTCTCGACCATCGACGACCCGGCGCGCCTCGCCGACACCATCGTCGCGCACCTCTCGCTCAAGCTGAACGACAAGCAGGCGATCCTCGAGACCGAGAGCCCGCAGAAGCGGCTCGAGAAGCTCTACGAGCTCATGCAGGGGGAGATCGAGATCCTGCAGGTCGAGAAGAAGATCCGCACCCGCGTCAAGAAGCAGATGGAGAAGACGCAGAAGGAGTACTACCTCAACGAGCAGATGCAGGCGATCCAGAAGGAGCTCGGCGAGCGGGACGAGTTCAAGAACGAGATCCAGGAGCTCGAGGAGAAGATCAAGAACAAGAAGATGTCGAAGGAGGCCACCCTCAAGGCCAAGAAGGAGCTCAAGAAGCTCAAGATGATGAGCCCGATGAGCGCCGAGGCCACGGTGGTCCGCAACTACATCGACTGGATCCTCACGCTCCCCTGGTACGAGTACACCGAGGACAAGCTCGACATCGCCGAGGCGGAGAAGATCCTCGACGAGGACCACTTCGGCCTGCGCAAGCCCAAGCAGCGCATCCTCGAGTACCTCGCCGTCCAGAAGCTGGTGGACAAGATCAAGGGCCCCATCCTCTGCTTCGTGGGCCCCCCCGGCGTCGGCAAGACCTCGCTCGCCCGCAGCATCGCCCGGTCGATGGGCCGCCGCTTCGTGCGCATCAGCCTCGGCGGCGTCCGCGACGAGGCCGAGATCCGCGGCCACCGGCGCACCTACATCGGCGCGCTCCCCGGCAAGATCATCCAGTCGCTCAAGAAGGGCGGCTCGGGGAACCCGGTGTTCCTGCTCGACGAGGTGGACAAGATGTCCACCGACTTCCGCGGCGATCCCTCCGCGGCGCTGCTCGAGGTGCTCGACCCCGAGCAGAACCACAACTTCAACGACCACTACCTCGACCTCGACTACGACCTGTCGAAGGTGATGTTCATCTGCACCGCCAACACGCTCGGCGGCATCCCGGGCCCGCTCCAGGACCGCATGGAGGTCATCCGGATCGCCGGGTACACCGACCTCGAGAAGCTCGCCATCGCCAACCGGTACCTCGTGCCGAAGCAGGTGGAGCAGAACGGGCTCGAGGGCGTGGACCTGCGCTTCCGCAAGGACGGCCTGCGGCTGCTCGTCGATCGCTACACCAAGGAGTCGGGCGTCCGCAGCCTCGACCGGACCATCGCCAGCATCTCGCGCAAGATCGCGCGCGACGTGCTCAAGAACGGCAAGGAGAAGAAGTGGGTGGTCGGCCAGAAGACCGTCCAGCGCCTCCTCGGCCCGCCCAAGTTCCGCTACGGGACCGCGGAGGCGATGGACCAGGTCGGCCTCACCACCGGCCTCGCCTGGACCGAGCTCGGCGGTGAGCTCCTCACCATCGAGGCCACGGTGCTGCCCGGCAAGGGCAAGCTCATGATCACCGGCAAGCTGGGCGAGGTGATGCAGGAGTCCGCCCAGGCCGCCATGAGCTACGTGCGGTCTCGGGCCCGCGCGCTCGGCCTCGACACCCGCTTCATCGAGAACATGGACATCCACGTCCACGTCCCCGAGGGCGCCATCCCCAAGGACGGCCCGTCGGCCGGCATCACCATGGCGAGCACGCTCGTCTCCGCCCTCTGCAAGATCCCGGTCCGCAAGGACGTGGCCATGACCGGCGAGATCACCCTGCGCGGCCGGGTGCTCCCCATCGGCGGGCTCAAGGAGAAGGTCCTCGCCGCCCACCGCGGCGGCATCAAGAAGATCCTGATCCCGAAGGAGAACGAGAAGGACGTGCGCGAGATCCCGAAGCGGGTCCGCGACGCCCTCGAGATCATCCCGGTGGAGCACATGGACGAGGTGCTCCGGGAGGCGCTGGTCCTCGCCAACCCGGAGACCTTCCTGAAGCAGCCGCCCGAGAACGGCGTCGAGGGCGTGGAGGCCGTGGGGGCCGTGGCCGACGAGGTGGCGGCGAAGAAGCGCGAGCCGGGCGCCGGCGCCGGCGCCGCCGAGCCGACCGCGCACTGA
- the nadA gene encoding quinolinate synthase NadA has translation MSLPAFPIHDPVASPRAGSDLSAAQIGELEAEIRALAREKDAVILAHNYQVPEVQRIADFTGDSLQLAIQAQRAPQSTIVFCGVHFMAESAKVLNPSKRVLLPNLSAGCSLADSITAESLEDWKARYPGHAVVTYVNSTAEVKALSDVCCTSANAASVVRSLPEQKILFTPDRNLGNWVKKKVPEKEIVVYDGCCPVHDVLRGASVCGVKKARPDAVVIAHPECREDVIALADEVCSTTAMLGAVERHPGAHTFIVATEHGILHQLKQRHPDKEFVVADGCIGCRMHCPYMKMVDLEMVRDALRRGKHEIDVPADVAEGARRALERMIAVPRDS, from the coding sequence ATGAGCCTGCCCGCCTTCCCCATCCACGATCCGGTGGCCAGCCCGCGCGCCGGCAGCGACCTCTCCGCCGCCCAGATCGGCGAGCTCGAGGCCGAGATCCGGGCCCTGGCGCGCGAGAAGGACGCCGTCATCCTGGCGCACAACTACCAGGTGCCGGAGGTGCAGCGGATCGCCGACTTCACCGGCGACTCCCTCCAGCTCGCCATCCAGGCGCAGCGCGCCCCGCAGTCCACCATCGTCTTCTGCGGCGTGCACTTCATGGCCGAGTCGGCCAAGGTGCTGAACCCCTCGAAGCGGGTCCTGCTCCCGAACCTCTCCGCCGGCTGCTCGCTCGCCGACTCGATCACCGCCGAGTCGCTGGAGGACTGGAAGGCCCGCTACCCCGGCCACGCCGTCGTCACCTACGTGAACTCCACCGCCGAGGTGAAGGCGCTCTCCGACGTCTGCTGCACCAGCGCCAACGCCGCGAGCGTGGTGCGCTCCCTGCCGGAGCAGAAGATCCTCTTCACCCCCGACCGGAACCTCGGCAACTGGGTGAAGAAGAAGGTGCCCGAGAAGGAGATCGTGGTCTACGACGGCTGCTGCCCGGTCCACGACGTGCTGCGCGGCGCGAGCGTCTGCGGCGTGAAGAAGGCGCGGCCCGACGCGGTGGTGATCGCCCACCCCGAGTGCCGCGAGGACGTGATCGCGCTCGCCGACGAGGTCTGCTCCACCACCGCCATGCTCGGCGCGGTCGAGCGGCACCCCGGCGCCCACACCTTCATCGTCGCCACCGAGCACGGCATCCTCCACCAGCTCAAGCAGCGCCACCCCGACAAGGAGTTCGTGGTGGCCGACGGCTGCATCGGCTGCCGGATGCACTGCCCCTACATGAAGATGGTGGACCTCGAGATGGTGCGCGACGCGCTCCGGCGCGGGAAGCACGAGATCGACGTCCCCGCCGACGTGGCCGAGGGGGCGCGGCGGGCGCTGGAGAGGATGATCGCGGTCCCGCGCGATTCGTAG
- a CDS encoding ABC transporter permease: protein MIRFESRPSPSALMGLLSPVIALALTVAIGGGIFYALGKDPGRALAVFLVDPFDGPRALAELALKATPLVLCSLGLALCFRSNIWNIGAEGQFLLGGITAGGVALLATNAGTTVSPWAFLPVALLAGALGGAAWAAIVALLRDRFHANEILVSLMLVYVANLFLSWLVFGPWKDPHGFNFPQTVQFAAATEIPRLFRGMRVNAGFPLSLVAAVAMWLFMFRTYRGMQLQVGGPAPLAARYAGFSSRAAIWTTLLVSGGLAGVAGALEVTGPMGQLTPHVSMGYGFTAIIVAFVGRLHPLGCILSSLLLSTFLIGGELAQSRVGLPSALAGVFQGVLLLSLLACDALVHWRPRLRRSP, encoded by the coding sequence GTGATCCGCTTCGAGTCCCGCCCCTCCCCGTCCGCGCTCATGGGCCTGCTCTCGCCGGTGATCGCGCTCGCGCTCACGGTGGCGATCGGCGGCGGCATCTTCTACGCCCTCGGGAAGGACCCGGGCCGCGCGCTGGCGGTCTTCCTCGTCGATCCCTTCGACGGCCCCCGCGCCCTCGCCGAGCTGGCCCTCAAGGCGACGCCGCTCGTGCTCTGCTCGCTCGGGCTCGCGCTCTGCTTCCGCTCCAACATCTGGAACATCGGCGCCGAGGGGCAGTTCCTGCTCGGCGGCATCACCGCCGGCGGCGTCGCGCTCCTCGCCACCAACGCCGGGACCACCGTGAGCCCGTGGGCCTTCCTGCCCGTCGCCCTCCTCGCGGGCGCGCTCGGCGGCGCCGCGTGGGCGGCCATCGTGGCGCTCCTGCGCGACCGCTTCCACGCCAACGAGATCCTGGTCAGCCTCATGCTGGTCTACGTGGCGAACCTCTTCCTCTCCTGGCTGGTGTTCGGCCCGTGGAAGGACCCGCACGGCTTCAACTTCCCGCAGACCGTGCAGTTCGCCGCCGCGACCGAGATCCCGCGGCTGTTCCGCGGCATGCGCGTCAACGCCGGCTTCCCGCTGTCGCTCGTGGCGGCGGTGGCGATGTGGCTGTTCATGTTCCGCACCTACCGCGGCATGCAGCTGCAGGTGGGCGGGCCGGCGCCGCTCGCGGCGCGCTACGCCGGCTTCTCCTCCCGCGCGGCCATCTGGACCACCCTCCTCGTCTCCGGCGGGCTCGCCGGCGTGGCGGGGGCGCTCGAGGTGACCGGCCCCATGGGCCAGCTCACCCCCCACGTCTCGATGGGCTACGGGTTCACCGCCATCATCGTGGCCTTCGTCGGGCGGCTCCACCCGCTCGGCTGCATCCTCTCGAGCCTGCTCCTCTCCACCTTCCTCATCGGCGGCGAGCTGGCCCAGTCGCGGGTGGGGCTCCCCTCGGCGCTGGCGGGCGTGTTCCAGGGCGTGCTGCTGCTCTCGCTCCTCGCCTGCGACGCCCTCGTCCACTGGCGCCCCCGCCTCCGGAGGTCCCCGTGA
- a CDS encoding ABC transporter permease, producing the protein MNGLDLLVAATLSAGTPLAIAGLGLLVNERVGVINLGAEGLMLVSAVSGFAVALHTGSEWLGFGAGALAGAALSLVLGWLVIWLNTNQYATGLAVSLFGSGLSAFAGIPLVGRQLQTGSRHGVPLLADLPFVGPALFRQHPMVYLAIALAGAMALVYYRTRLGLVVRAVGESPVSAHALGYPVRRIRLAAVVLGGALCGVAGAYLSVVYTPLWVEGMVAGRGWIALALTVFATWRPARVLLGAYLFGGVTMLQLHLQAGGVQLPAQFMAMLPYLSTVVVLVLISRNPLWIRLNMPASLGKPFVPGA; encoded by the coding sequence GTGAACGGCCTCGACCTGCTCGTCGCCGCGACGCTCAGCGCCGGCACCCCGCTCGCCATCGCCGGTCTCGGCCTGCTCGTCAACGAGCGGGTGGGCGTGATCAACCTGGGCGCCGAGGGGCTCATGCTGGTCTCGGCGGTGAGCGGGTTCGCCGTCGCCCTCCACACCGGGAGCGAGTGGCTCGGCTTCGGGGCCGGCGCCCTCGCCGGCGCCGCGCTGTCGCTCGTGCTCGGCTGGCTCGTCATCTGGCTCAACACCAACCAGTACGCCACCGGGCTCGCGGTGAGCCTCTTCGGCTCGGGCCTCTCCGCCTTCGCCGGGATCCCGCTCGTGGGCCGTCAGCTCCAGACCGGCTCGCGGCACGGGGTGCCGCTCCTCGCCGACCTCCCCTTCGTCGGCCCGGCGCTCTTCCGGCAGCACCCCATGGTCTACCTGGCCATCGCGCTCGCGGGGGCGATGGCCCTCGTCTACTACCGGACGCGGCTCGGGCTCGTGGTCCGCGCCGTCGGGGAGTCGCCGGTCTCGGCGCACGCGCTCGGGTATCCGGTGCGGCGCATCCGGCTCGCGGCGGTGGTGCTGGGCGGCGCCCTCTGCGGCGTGGCCGGCGCCTACCTCTCGGTGGTCTACACGCCGCTCTGGGTGGAGGGGATGGTGGCGGGGCGCGGCTGGATCGCCCTCGCGCTCACCGTCTTCGCCACCTGGCGACCGGCCCGCGTGCTCCTCGGCGCCTACCTGTTCGGCGGCGTCACCATGCTGCAGCTGCACCTCCAGGCCGGGGGCGTGCAGCTCCCGGCGCAGTTCATGGCCATGCTCCCCTACCTCTCCACGGTGGTGGTGCTGGTCCTCATCTCGCGGAACCCGCTCTGGATCCGGCTGAACATGCCCGCGTCGCTGGGCAAGCCGTTCGTCCCGGGCGCTTGA
- a CDS encoding class I SAM-dependent methyltransferase, translating into MRVTVTTPLHPRSDERAAARAAADRHGLPFAERGRRSLPEVAREAGAEALLVLSPRAAALWLDGAERRWDPGMGALRLKRLDKAGDPTADPFLAAAAIRPGERILDCTLGLGADALVAAAAAGPEGRVVGLEASPALAALVAEGLARHPHPAARRVEARAGDAAALLAGLPAGSFDLVCFDPMFRYGRAEPPGFDLVRRLADPRPLAPETLREARRVARRAVLVKDGAPGWDLARLGLAPLPSARGAKRYYARVEPLREPG; encoded by the coding sequence GTGAGAGTCACCGTCACCACCCCGCTCCATCCCCGGTCGGACGAGCGGGCCGCCGCCCGCGCCGCCGCCGATCGGCACGGCCTGCCGTTCGCCGAGCGCGGCCGGCGTTCGCTGCCGGAGGTGGCCCGGGAGGCGGGCGCCGAGGCGCTGCTGGTCCTCTCCCCGCGCGCGGCGGCGCTCTGGCTCGACGGCGCCGAGCGGCGCTGGGATCCGGGCATGGGCGCGCTCCGGCTGAAGCGGCTCGACAAGGCCGGCGACCCGACCGCCGACCCGTTCCTCGCGGCGGCGGCGATCCGCCCGGGCGAGCGGATCCTCGACTGCACCCTCGGGCTCGGGGCCGACGCGCTCGTCGCCGCGGCCGCCGCGGGACCGGAGGGGCGCGTCGTGGGGCTGGAGGCCTCGCCGGCGCTGGCGGCGCTGGTGGCGGAGGGGCTCGCGCGTCACCCGCACCCGGCGGCGCGGCGGGTGGAGGCGCGCGCGGGCGACGCGGCGGCGCTCCTCGCCGGGCTGCCGGCCGGGAGCTTCGACCTCGTCTGCTTCGACCCGATGTTCCGCTACGGCCGCGCCGAGCCGCCCGGCTTCGACCTGGTCCGGCGGCTCGCCGATCCGCGCCCGCTCGCGCCCGAGACGCTCCGGGAGGCCCGGCGGGTGGCGCGAAGGGCGGTGCTCGTGAAGGACGGCGCGCCGGGCTGGGACCTCGCGCGGCTGGGGCTCGCGCCCCTGCCGAGCGCGAGGGGCGCGAAGCGGTACTACGCGCGGGTGGAGCCGCTCCGGGAACCGGGGTGA
- a CDS encoding ABC transporter ATP-binding protein: protein MALTVMPGEIHSVLGENGAGKSTLMKIIYGALGPDAGEIRFDGRPVEIRSPHEARALGIAMVFQHFSLFDTLTVGENVWLGLDRRTRLKDVEAGIRRKAAEYGIEIEPERPVHTLSVGERQRVEIVRALLTEPRLLILDEPTSVLTPQAVEKLFVTLRKLAATGCSILYISHKLDEIRALCHACTVLRGGKVAGTCDPARETTASLSRLMIGAEPPKLQRKAPVIGELALRVRDLSLPKVDRFGVDLRHVSLDVRGGEIVGIAGVSGNGQQELLAALSGEDPRADTGAVQLFGNGIGHMGAGHRRRLGLHFVPEERLGRGAVPGLSLAANLLLTRHEALGKLGWIDRGFLRNQAAAILDRYRVKAAGPGAVARSLSGGNLQKYIVGRELDALPKVLIVAQPTWGVDVGAAAQIRGELIALRDKGCALLVVSEELDELFAMTDRLHVIARGRLSPSIPTEDATVELVGEWMSGLWPEPGQPAQGTTGAHR from the coding sequence GTGGCCCTGACGGTGATGCCGGGGGAGATCCACTCCGTCCTCGGGGAGAACGGCGCCGGCAAGTCCACGCTGATGAAGATCATCTACGGCGCCCTCGGGCCGGACGCCGGGGAGATCCGCTTCGACGGGCGGCCGGTCGAGATCCGCAGCCCGCACGAGGCGCGCGCGCTCGGGATCGCGATGGTCTTCCAGCACTTCTCGCTCTTCGACACGCTGACCGTCGGCGAGAACGTCTGGCTCGGGCTGGACCGGCGCACCCGGCTCAAGGACGTGGAGGCCGGCATCCGGCGCAAGGCCGCCGAGTACGGGATCGAGATCGAGCCGGAGCGGCCGGTCCACACCCTCTCGGTCGGCGAGCGGCAGCGGGTGGAGATCGTGCGGGCGCTGCTGACGGAGCCGAGGCTGCTCATCCTCGACGAGCCGACCTCGGTGCTCACGCCGCAGGCGGTCGAGAAGCTCTTCGTCACCCTGCGCAAGCTCGCCGCGACCGGCTGCTCGATCCTCTACATCAGCCACAAGCTCGACGAGATCCGCGCCCTCTGCCACGCCTGCACGGTGCTGCGCGGCGGCAAGGTGGCCGGGACCTGCGACCCGGCGCGGGAGACCACCGCCAGCCTGTCGCGGCTCATGATCGGCGCCGAGCCGCCCAAGCTGCAGCGCAAGGCGCCGGTCATCGGCGAGCTGGCGCTCCGGGTCCGGGACCTCTCGCTCCCCAAGGTGGACCGCTTCGGCGTGGACCTGAGGCACGTGTCGCTCGACGTGCGCGGCGGCGAGATCGTCGGCATCGCCGGCGTGTCCGGGAACGGGCAGCAGGAGCTCCTCGCGGCGCTCTCCGGCGAGGACCCGCGCGCCGACACCGGCGCCGTGCAGCTCTTCGGGAACGGCATCGGCCACATGGGCGCCGGGCACCGGCGGCGGCTCGGGCTCCACTTCGTCCCCGAGGAGCGGCTCGGGCGCGGCGCGGTGCCGGGGCTCTCGCTCGCCGCCAACCTGCTCCTGACCCGCCACGAGGCGCTCGGCAAGCTCGGCTGGATCGACCGCGGCTTCCTGCGCAACCAGGCGGCGGCCATCCTCGACCGCTACCGGGTGAAGGCGGCCGGGCCGGGCGCGGTGGCGCGCAGCCTCTCCGGCGGGAACCTCCAGAAGTACATCGTCGGCCGCGAGCTCGACGCGCTGCCCAAGGTGCTCATCGTGGCCCAGCCGACCTGGGGCGTGGACGTGGGCGCCGCCGCCCAGATCCGGGGCGAGCTCATCGCGCTGCGCGACAAGGGCTGCGCGCTGCTGGTGGTCTCGGAGGAGCTCGACGAGCTCTTCGCCATGACCGACCGGCTGCACGTGATCGCGCGCGGCCGCCTCTCGCCCTCCATCCCCACCGAGGACGCCACCGTGGAGCTCGTGGGAGAGTGGATGAGCGGCCTCTGGCCCGAGCCCGGCCAGCCGGCGCAGGGCACCACGGGGGCCCACCGGTGA